One genomic region from Gemmatimonadota bacterium encodes:
- a CDS encoding SGNH/GDSL hydrolase family protein, which translates to MEGTPASVPGVPRRSFALFVAAVCAVCVVTYTINAHYDVSALDQGALITRLATAQTGSDLLVWQDAFDQRAWLKERLLDPRADEQLLILSSSTLGGLSQAMFPRRTVLNGWLSAPTIEDFEASTVLLDHAPHKPPIVVLGIDAWFLNPVIDDQRWRSLTAEYIAYHRAEGEGVQVYAQRPLRWWATFKERLTFATLRETLLFVRRAHRASEPISPWLVRATPAEYCSRISAEEYIRTAVGDYVSCPGLRNPQAVVDSEATTYLSLNTHSMAEWRVVDRSRAFRLEAAIEHIRNDGESVVVVAPPYHPVTYAALRSNPNTARNLDEVDKILGEMAHRTGAEYINLRDPSDLGCVAEDFLDSHHTKASCGRKIAERIAAAADASAGSRQPR; encoded by the coding sequence ATGGAAGGAACGCCGGCAAGTGTCCCTGGGGTGCCGAGACGTTCATTCGCGTTGTTCGTAGCGGCTGTCTGCGCCGTTTGCGTGGTAACGTACACGATCAATGCGCATTACGATGTCTCGGCTCTGGACCAGGGTGCATTGATAACGCGACTGGCGACGGCCCAAACGGGCTCCGACTTGCTAGTTTGGCAAGACGCCTTCGACCAACGCGCCTGGCTCAAGGAACGATTACTCGATCCGCGCGCAGACGAGCAGTTGCTGATCCTGAGCAGTAGCACATTGGGTGGCCTGAGCCAGGCGATGTTTCCACGACGTACTGTACTGAATGGCTGGCTGTCTGCTCCGACGATAGAGGATTTCGAAGCCAGTACAGTATTGCTGGACCATGCGCCCCATAAACCGCCAATCGTCGTGCTCGGAATCGATGCCTGGTTTCTTAATCCGGTGATTGACGATCAGCGATGGCGTAGTCTGACGGCGGAATACATTGCGTACCACCGGGCTGAGGGCGAAGGTGTCCAGGTCTACGCTCAAAGACCTCTACGATGGTGGGCGACATTCAAGGAGCGTTTGACATTTGCGACACTGCGCGAGACGCTTCTGTTCGTTCGCCGAGCTCATCGTGCGTCGGAGCCCATAAGTCCCTGGCTTGTTAGAGCGACACCTGCGGAGTATTGCAGCCGGATTTCCGCCGAGGAGTACATCAGAACCGCCGTTGGCGACTACGTGAGTTGCCCGGGGCTTCGGAATCCTCAGGCGGTCGTCGATAGCGAGGCGACGACATATCTATCGCTCAATACTCATTCGATGGCGGAGTGGCGCGTCGTCGATCGCTCGCGGGCGTTCCGCCTGGAGGCTGCTATCGAACACATCCGGAACGATGGAGAATCGGTGGTCGTAGTGGCTCCTCCATATCACCCCGTTACATACGCCGCGCTTCGCTCAAATCCCAACACCGCGCGCAATCTCGATGAAGTGGATAAAATCTTGGGCGAAATGGCTCACCGTACAGGGGCGGAGTATATAAATCTCCGAGACCCATCTGATCTCGGCTGCGTCGCCGAAGATTTTTTGGATAGCCACCACACCAAGGCGAGCTGCGGGCGCAAGATCGCAGAGCGTATAGCGGCTGCGGCAGATGCGTCGGCGGGGAGCCGCCAGCCCAGGTGA
- a CDS encoding MBOAT family O-acyltransferase — protein MLFNSFEFLLLFLPVVLGVALLLRGNALLFWIALASCVFYAFAGHSWFLIPMGISTTLDFWVGGRIGASSNPRVRRAYLILSLTANLGLLAYFKYSGLIARTIESALNVVSPHAGNAAWVDLFRVVLPAGISFYTFQTISYVIDIYRRQSPPERNFLKYLSFVAFFPHLVAGPLTRHHQLIPQLSRIAERGITPRWRAALILFAVGLAKKVLIADRVGNAIDPVIATIGSQGFVASWLVLLGYSVQIYFDFSGYSDMAIGLGRLFAIELPQNFNSPYQATSPSDFWTRWHITLSRWLRDYLYIPLGGNRKGDMRTKVNLMITMVLGGLWHGANWTFAMWGLFHGLLLWGYHATSESWDVWPEWWRRVATYLLMTLAWVFFRAPTLSLAGRWFGGLAGMRGLGALEAVSPHMALLILAAVVGSMTMRNVYQRDMSTLSLTQAGFIGAVAGVALVMMNYSSKFLYFQF, from the coding sequence GTGCTGTTCAACTCATTCGAGTTTCTGCTTCTTTTCCTTCCGGTAGTGCTGGGCGTTGCCCTGCTGCTCCGCGGGAATGCGTTGCTATTCTGGATTGCGCTGGCGAGCTGCGTGTTTTACGCGTTCGCCGGGCATTCGTGGTTCCTAATACCAATGGGAATCTCGACGACCCTCGATTTCTGGGTCGGCGGTCGTATCGGCGCGTCGTCCAATCCGCGCGTTCGCCGAGCCTATCTGATTCTGTCCCTTACGGCGAATCTGGGGCTGCTCGCATACTTCAAGTACTCCGGGCTGATTGCGCGAACCATCGAATCGGCGCTCAATGTCGTTTCACCGCACGCTGGTAATGCTGCATGGGTGGACCTGTTCAGGGTCGTGCTTCCCGCAGGAATATCGTTCTACACGTTTCAGACGATATCGTACGTTATTGACATCTACCGACGTCAGAGCCCGCCAGAAAGAAATTTTCTCAAATACCTGTCATTCGTCGCCTTCTTCCCCCATCTCGTCGCGGGTCCGCTGACGCGCCACCACCAGTTGATCCCCCAATTGAGTCGTATCGCCGAGCGTGGAATTACACCACGTTGGCGAGCTGCGTTGATACTGTTTGCAGTGGGGCTGGCAAAAAAAGTGCTGATTGCTGATCGAGTCGGCAATGCAATCGATCCCGTAATCGCAACCATCGGATCGCAAGGGTTTGTCGCGTCGTGGCTGGTCCTGCTGGGTTACTCGGTACAGATATACTTCGATTTTAGTGGGTACTCCGATATGGCGATCGGTCTGGGGCGGCTCTTCGCGATCGAACTCCCTCAAAACTTCAATAGCCCCTACCAGGCGACTAGCCCGAGCGATTTCTGGACGCGATGGCACATAACGTTGAGTCGGTGGCTGCGCGACTACCTCTACATCCCGTTAGGCGGTAATCGGAAAGGCGACATGAGAACGAAGGTAAATCTCATGATCACGATGGTTCTCGGCGGGCTGTGGCACGGCGCCAACTGGACTTTTGCAATGTGGGGCTTATTCCACGGTCTGTTGCTCTGGGGCTATCACGCAACCTCGGAGAGTTGGGACGTGTGGCCGGAATGGTGGCGCCGCGTCGCGACGTATCTCTTAATGACACTTGCGTGGGTGTTTTTCAGAGCGCCGACGCTGTCACTGGCTGGTCGATGGTTCGGAGGCCTCGCTGGCATGCGCGGGTTGGGTGCATTAGAGGCCGTATCGCCGCACATGGCGCTTCTGATCCTGGCCGCCGTTGTCGGCTCGATGACGATGCGGAACGTGTATCAGCGCGACATGTCGACACTTTCGCTAACGCAGGCCGGTTTCATTGGCGCTGTCGCTGGTGTCGCGCTCGTGATGATGAACTATTCGTCGAAGTTCCTGTACTTCCAGTTCTGA
- a CDS encoding aminotransferase class III-fold pyridoxal phosphate-dependent enzyme, whose protein sequence is MTRVVALIQARTSSSRLPGKVLLPIGDRPMIARVVDQVSAARRVDRCVVVTSVDVSDDPLAAWLSENEIPFFRGSLDDVLSRFVEAARENDADVVVRLTGDCPLHSGDTIDDVVEAFQAGDFDYACNVDPYSRPDGQDVEVMTRAVLETALLRGTSGPDREHVTPYVRRAPEVRRLYFQHLSGPPGAHLRWTVDNPADLEYVRTIWSELDRLGPGPHTYEAIMGVVAELAPTAATAIANEGYYKSLFDAATGDKAKPRPLANSEAWLTRSSRVIPGGAQTYSKSWRQHIRGVSPVFLDHGAGARVWDVDGNEYIDLIQGLLPNILGYAHPDVDRAAYEQASKGHSFSLAHPLEVELAERLTRIIPCAEMVKYGKNGSDATAGAVRAARAFTKRERVAVCGYHGWQDWYIGSTSRTAGVPAAVRELTHTFPYNNLEALDQLLSAHKGEFAAVVMEPFNFFWPADGYLKGVLDITHRHGALLVFDEICTGFHLGLGGAQQMFGVTPDLATFGKAMGNGYPISCIVGRADVMRTFDDVFVSFTFAGDTSAMAASMTVLDILENTDAYLRMESAGKRLSDGARSLAAQAGLSDRFQMLGHHNWSLMRFLSAEGTDDPVLKTAWTQEVTRRGVLVLATHNICAALDNAAVEAVLGAYAEGFKRVGALIAEGADLAAELDGPIPTPAFRARG, encoded by the coding sequence ATGACGCGCGTCGTAGCCCTTATCCAGGCCCGCACAAGCTCATCCAGGCTGCCGGGCAAGGTGCTTCTGCCGATCGGTGACCGGCCAATGATCGCGCGTGTGGTTGATCAGGTCTCCGCTGCGCGAAGGGTGGATCGATGTGTCGTCGTAACATCGGTGGACGTGTCGGACGATCCGCTCGCGGCGTGGCTGTCAGAGAATGAGATTCCATTCTTCCGCGGAAGCCTTGACGACGTTCTCTCACGTTTCGTCGAGGCGGCGAGGGAAAACGACGCGGACGTCGTCGTGAGGCTGACAGGTGACTGCCCGCTCCACAGCGGCGACACGATCGATGACGTTGTCGAGGCATTTCAGGCAGGCGACTTCGATTACGCCTGCAACGTCGACCCGTATTCGCGTCCGGACGGGCAGGACGTCGAAGTGATGACGAGAGCGGTGCTCGAGACTGCGCTACTGCGTGGGACGTCGGGTCCCGATCGTGAGCACGTCACACCGTACGTGCGTCGGGCGCCGGAAGTCAGGCGTTTATATTTCCAGCACCTGTCCGGTCCGCCAGGTGCACACTTGCGCTGGACGGTGGATAATCCCGCCGACCTGGAATATGTTCGAACTATCTGGTCAGAGCTCGACCGACTCGGGCCAGGTCCACATACTTATGAGGCAATCATGGGCGTAGTCGCAGAGCTTGCGCCGACAGCCGCTACAGCAATCGCTAACGAAGGGTATTACAAGTCTCTTTTTGACGCGGCGACGGGTGACAAGGCCAAACCTCGCCCTCTGGCGAATAGCGAGGCCTGGCTCACACGTAGCTCGCGGGTCATACCCGGCGGTGCGCAGACATACTCCAAGAGCTGGCGCCAGCACATTCGTGGTGTTTCGCCCGTTTTTCTTGACCATGGGGCCGGTGCTCGCGTATGGGACGTCGACGGCAACGAATACATTGACCTCATTCAGGGCTTGCTGCCAAACATCCTTGGGTATGCCCACCCGGATGTAGATCGCGCCGCCTATGAGCAGGCGTCCAAGGGGCATAGCTTTTCGCTCGCACATCCGCTCGAGGTTGAACTCGCGGAGCGCCTTACGCGCATCATCCCGTGCGCCGAGATGGTGAAGTATGGCAAGAACGGGTCGGATGCCACGGCAGGAGCGGTGCGTGCTGCACGCGCATTTACCAAGCGTGAGCGAGTCGCCGTTTGCGGGTACCATGGCTGGCAGGACTGGTACATTGGAAGCACGTCCCGTACTGCGGGCGTTCCGGCAGCGGTCCGCGAGCTGACGCACACATTTCCATATAACAACCTTGAGGCGCTGGATCAGCTTCTGTCCGCGCACAAAGGCGAGTTCGCCGCAGTGGTCATGGAGCCGTTCAACTTCTTCTGGCCGGCTGATGGTTATCTCAAGGGCGTTCTCGATATTACGCATCGCCACGGTGCGCTACTGGTATTCGACGAGATCTGCACGGGCTTCCATCTTGGCCTCGGCGGTGCGCAGCAGATGTTCGGCGTAACACCGGATCTCGCCACGTTCGGCAAGGCGATGGGCAACGGCTATCCAATCAGCTGCATTGTCGGACGTGCGGATGTGATGCGCACTTTCGATGATGTATTCGTGAGCTTCACATTTGCGGGCGATACGTCAGCGATGGCAGCATCGATGACAGTGCTCGACATCCTCGAGAACACCGACGCGTATCTGCGCATGGAGTCCGCCGGAAAGCGGCTTTCCGACGGTGCACGATCACTCGCAGCACAAGCCGGTCTGAGTGATAGGTTCCAGATGCTGGGACATCACAACTGGTCGCTGATGCGTTTCCTGAGCGCTGAAGGCACTGACGACCCGGTCTTGAAGACTGCATGGACGCAGGAAGTAACGCGGCGCGGCGTGCTGGTGTTGGCGACGCACAATATTTGCGCTGCGCTCGACAACGCGGCCGTCGAAGCTGTACTGGGCGCGTACGCTGAGGGATTCAAGCGGGTTGGGGCGTTGATCGCCGAGGGTGCGGATCTGGCCGCGGAGTTGGACGGTCCGATTCCGACGCCGGCATTCCGCGCTCGGGGCTGA
- a CDS encoding aldo/keto reductase produces MAPEFKLDRIVLGTVQIGLPYGKRRGSGLMSEDAAEEILDAAWDMGIRNFDTAEAYGVSAARLSDWLGKSGRLQFAHVITKIAATLPTERIGLAASDAIGRFHGARKVTLLSHGPISARNWSAMHAASVMEDALAGQSVYERQEALDAWSRDGVSVVQAPANVFDSRAMIALSDDSREMHYRSVFLQGLLLDAPSVADARVAGSGRLAEAVGQAAAAIGTPAAALLAAAVLRASRPVDKIVLGADKPEDLMPIPAALEAPERSVDEFLDHIARVPAPAETVLDPRTWDSKR; encoded by the coding sequence GTGGCTCCTGAGTTCAAGCTTGATCGCATCGTACTCGGTACGGTGCAGATCGGACTTCCCTATGGCAAGAGACGAGGGTCGGGCCTGATGTCGGAAGACGCTGCGGAGGAAATCCTCGACGCAGCGTGGGACATGGGGATCAGGAACTTCGACACTGCGGAAGCCTACGGCGTATCGGCCGCTCGTTTGTCGGACTGGCTTGGCAAGTCCGGTCGTCTGCAGTTTGCTCATGTGATCACGAAAATCGCGGCGACGTTACCAACTGAGAGGATCGGTTTGGCGGCGTCAGATGCGATCGGGAGGTTCCACGGTGCCAGGAAGGTTACGCTCCTGTCGCATGGTCCTATCAGCGCGCGCAACTGGAGTGCCATGCACGCGGCGTCGGTTATGGAGGATGCTCTCGCAGGCCAGAGTGTGTACGAACGCCAAGAGGCGCTGGATGCCTGGTCACGGGATGGCGTCAGTGTGGTGCAGGCGCCAGCCAACGTTTTTGATTCGCGTGCGATGATCGCACTCTCGGACGACTCGCGAGAGATGCATTACCGTTCGGTGTTTTTACAGGGCTTGCTGCTCGATGCGCCATCTGTCGCGGACGCTCGCGTCGCAGGTAGCGGCAGACTGGCTGAAGCGGTGGGCCAAGCCGCGGCCGCGATCGGAACCCCTGCGGCCGCGCTGCTCGCAGCGGCGGTCCTCCGCGCTTCCAGGCCAGTCGACAAAATTGTCTTGGGCGCGGACAAGCCAGAAGACTTGATGCCGATCCCAGCGGCTTTGGAAGCGCCGGAGCGTAGCGTCGACGAATTTCTGGACCACATCGCACGTGTGCCGGCACCCGCTGAGACGGTGTTGGACCCTCGTACCTGGGATTCGAAGCGATGA
- the pseI gene encoding pseudaminic acid synthase has product MPFITIGERRIGADFPAYIVAELSGNHNGDLGRAIETVHAAADAGADALKLQTYTADTITIKCDRPDFIVGGTGPWGGMSLHELYDVAHTPWDWHERLFDVAASRGLQIFSTPFDATAVDFLSQLGAPAFKIASFEIVDDALLVAVAATGKPIILSTGMASLEEVAHAISVLRTAGAVETLVLRCTSSYPAPDDSMHLSTLGRLAEITEGPVGLSDHSLGSTAAVVAVTLGACFIEKHFTLSRADGGVDSHFSLEPSEFREMVDDVRRAEAMIGRPTFGPGVAEEGSAVFRRSLYVVEDIAAGMPLTPLNVRSIRPGFGMSPRYLDAVLGRRVVRDVVRGTPLSWDTISDAS; this is encoded by the coding sequence CTGCCATTCATAACAATCGGGGAGCGGCGTATAGGCGCTGACTTCCCGGCCTACATTGTCGCCGAGCTGTCCGGTAATCACAACGGTGACCTGGGGCGGGCGATTGAAACCGTCCATGCGGCTGCCGATGCAGGCGCTGATGCGTTGAAGCTCCAGACGTACACTGCGGACACAATTACAATCAAGTGCGACCGACCGGATTTCATCGTGGGAGGTACTGGACCGTGGGGTGGCATGTCTCTCCACGAGCTATATGACGTAGCTCATACCCCATGGGACTGGCATGAGCGACTCTTCGATGTCGCGGCGTCGCGTGGCTTGCAGATATTTTCCACGCCGTTCGACGCGACTGCTGTCGACTTTCTCTCCCAACTTGGCGCTCCTGCATTCAAGATCGCATCGTTTGAGATAGTTGACGACGCGCTGCTTGTGGCCGTCGCCGCAACCGGAAAGCCGATCATTTTATCGACAGGTATGGCGAGCCTCGAAGAGGTGGCACACGCGATCAGCGTGCTCCGAACCGCGGGTGCCGTCGAGACGCTCGTGCTTCGTTGTACTAGCAGCTATCCTGCGCCTGACGACTCGATGCATCTATCGACGCTTGGCCGCCTGGCGGAGATCACTGAAGGTCCGGTTGGGCTGTCCGACCATAGTCTCGGTTCAACAGCCGCAGTTGTCGCGGTGACATTGGGAGCATGTTTCATAGAAAAACACTTCACGCTCTCGCGTGCTGACGGCGGCGTGGACAGTCATTTTTCGCTCGAGCCAAGCGAATTCAGGGAGATGGTCGATGACGTGCGGAGAGCAGAGGCGATGATCGGGCGACCAACATTCGGTCCCGGCGTCGCGGAGGAGGGAAGCGCGGTATTCCGCCGGTCGCTGTACGTGGTAGAAGACATAGCAGCGGGCATGCCATTGACGCCGCTAAATGTACGGTCGATTCGCCCGGGCTTTGGGATGTCGCCACGGTACCTCGATGCTGTACTGGGACGGCGTGTCGTGCGCGACGTCGTGCGTGGCACACCTCTGTCCTGGGACACCATTTCGGACGCGAGCTGA
- a CDS encoding GNAT family N-acetyltransferase: MTVSPSVITPSLRLATATDVLLYFEWANDPDVRKMSFDGNSIPIDAHRVWFTRKLESPDVLMLVLEAPTPVGQIRFDVANDVALIGFSLAGHARGRGLGSYLLRQGCQHLHARFPDVRTARGLVKAANIASRRAFEAAGFHVAAETRESGVPALIYDIDLARFTAATPSTASS; this comes from the coding sequence ATGACGGTATCACCAAGCGTAATCACGCCGTCCTTGAGGCTGGCGACAGCGACAGACGTCCTCTTGTATTTTGAATGGGCGAACGACCCGGACGTGCGGAAGATGTCGTTCGATGGTAACTCAATCCCGATCGATGCGCACCGCGTCTGGTTCACGAGGAAATTGGAATCCCCAGACGTGCTCATGCTTGTTCTCGAGGCTCCCACTCCCGTCGGCCAGATTCGATTCGACGTTGCGAACGACGTTGCTCTGATAGGGTTCTCGCTTGCAGGGCACGCGCGTGGGCGAGGGCTCGGCTCCTATCTTCTGCGTCAGGGATGTCAGCATCTTCACGCGCGATTCCCCGATGTGAGAACTGCTCGCGGTCTGGTAAAGGCGGCTAACATCGCGTCGCGTCGTGCGTTCGAAGCCGCAGGATTCCACGTCGCGGCGGAAACGCGCGAGTCCGGTGTCCCCGCGCTCATCTACGACATCGATCTCGCCCGGTTTACCGCAGCTACCCCCTCTACCGCGTCAAGCTGA
- the pseG gene encoding UDP-2,4-diacetamido-2,4,6-trideoxy-beta-L-altropyranose hydrolase has product MRADSSADIGAGHISRCGALAEALFARGVRATLLTRDLPGSVARSTDAMEVLSLPPTLREDRLCDCHAAEIARRWFEMDHEPSWLVVDHYDLDAGWERAARGDRTRVFAIDDLADRPHACELLLDQNLSDDGARRYASRVPPDCRLLFGPRFALLRPAFAEAHASALVRQRVKRVLLFFGGGDVFDLTTEAIKAIGLLEPTDAQFDVVVGGGNSRAGAIRTLVSGMPSVTFHFQTDRMAELMATADISVGAGGTATWERCCVGLPALVVVTAENQRRVVKDVSEHGACRDLGYAGDVTSSTIAAALDDALSGRLDLSGMSRAAFSIADGKGAARVAEIMLSA; this is encoded by the coding sequence ATGCGCGCGGATTCCTCGGCGGATATCGGCGCGGGCCATATCAGTCGTTGCGGTGCACTTGCAGAGGCGCTGTTTGCGCGCGGAGTTCGCGCCACGCTCCTCACGCGGGACCTCCCCGGCTCGGTGGCGCGGTCAACCGACGCAATGGAGGTGCTTTCATTGCCGCCGACGCTGCGCGAAGATCGACTATGTGATTGCCATGCCGCAGAGATCGCGCGCCGGTGGTTCGAAATGGACCACGAGCCGTCGTGGCTCGTTGTTGATCATTACGACCTGGACGCAGGGTGGGAACGTGCCGCCCGTGGCGACCGGACAAGAGTATTCGCGATTGACGACCTTGCGGACCGTCCGCACGCATGCGAGTTGCTGCTCGATCAGAATCTCTCCGACGACGGTGCGCGGCGATATGCCTCACGCGTGCCACCCGACTGTCGTCTGCTTTTCGGTCCGCGATTCGCGTTGTTGCGTCCGGCGTTCGCCGAGGCTCATGCAAGTGCGCTCGTACGCCAGCGGGTGAAACGAGTACTGTTGTTTTTCGGTGGTGGCGATGTCTTTGACCTGACGACCGAGGCGATTAAAGCGATCGGACTGCTGGAGCCTACGGATGCGCAGTTTGACGTTGTCGTTGGCGGTGGCAACTCGAGAGCCGGTGCCATCCGCACCCTCGTATCCGGAATGCCTTCGGTAACATTTCACTTTCAGACGGACAGAATGGCTGAGCTGATGGCGACCGCGGATATCAGCGTAGGCGCTGGAGGGACGGCGACCTGGGAGCGTTGCTGCGTAGGCTTGCCCGCCCTTGTGGTCGTGACAGCGGAAAATCAGCGGCGGGTTGTAAAGGACGTGTCCGAACATGGCGCATGTCGGGATCTGGGATACGCCGGCGATGTAACATCCTCCACGATTGCGGCGGCGCTTGATGATGCGTTGTCCGGGCGTCTTGACCTCAGCGGAATGTCGCGTGCAGCATTTAGCATCGCGGATGGCAAGGGCGCTGCACGTGTCGCCGAAATCATGCTTTCCGCATGA
- the pseC gene encoding UDP-4-amino-4,6-dideoxy-N-acetyl-beta-L-altrosamine transaminase yields the protein MQPPGNVPIPYGHQCIGDDDIEAVVKVLRGDWLTQGPSVTDFEGALSRTLGASHALAMNSGTAVLHAGMAALGITEGDVVVVPPITFVASANAALYCGADVAFVDVEADTGLISVEALGAFLRSDPRRAKVRAVVAVHYAGMPCDVGGLAALCAQNGIALIEDACHAPGATWTDSAQTTHTIGDGSVSAFTALSFHPVKHVTTAEGGALLTNDAALADRAAVFRSHGITKRNDLLHEHDGPWYYEQQALGFNYRMPDVLAALGTSQLTKHRGWLERRREVARVYREQLAGISTLELQGERAGRNHAYHLFPVLVQNRAAVFDELVRRGIRPQVHYIPVHRQPYYRARYGDISMPAAESWYARELSIPMFQGITDDQVAYVCDTVRAVVCG from the coding sequence ATGCAGCCGCCTGGCAACGTACCAATCCCGTACGGACATCAGTGCATCGGGGATGACGACATCGAAGCGGTGGTGAAGGTGCTGCGCGGTGACTGGCTGACGCAGGGGCCTTCAGTCACCGACTTCGAGGGAGCACTGTCGCGTACACTTGGTGCTTCCCATGCGCTTGCAATGAACTCGGGAACGGCCGTGCTGCACGCTGGAATGGCGGCGCTTGGTATCACTGAAGGTGACGTTGTGGTGGTTCCTCCGATCACCTTTGTGGCGAGCGCGAATGCCGCACTCTACTGCGGTGCGGACGTGGCATTCGTCGATGTCGAGGCCGACACCGGGCTCATTTCCGTAGAGGCCCTTGGGGCGTTTCTTCGGTCCGATCCGCGTCGCGCGAAGGTTCGCGCAGTCGTCGCCGTGCACTATGCTGGAATGCCATGTGATGTCGGCGGACTTGCGGCGCTTTGCGCGCAAAACGGAATCGCGTTGATCGAGGATGCATGTCACGCTCCCGGCGCAACGTGGACCGACTCCGCGCAAACGACGCACACGATCGGTGATGGCTCGGTCTCGGCATTCACGGCCCTCAGCTTTCACCCGGTGAAGCACGTGACAACCGCCGAGGGTGGCGCACTGCTTACCAATGACGCGGCGCTCGCCGATCGCGCGGCGGTGTTCCGCTCGCACGGGATTACCAAGCGGAATGACCTGCTGCATGAGCATGACGGCCCCTGGTACTACGAACAGCAAGCTCTGGGCTTCAACTATCGGATGCCGGATGTGCTGGCCGCGCTCGGCACAAGCCAGCTCACAAAGCACCGTGGGTGGCTGGAGCGTCGTCGTGAGGTTGCCCGTGTTTATCGGGAGCAACTTGCCGGCATCTCAACATTGGAATTGCAGGGGGAGCGCGCGGGGCGCAACCATGCGTACCATCTCTTTCCAGTGCTGGTTCAGAATCGTGCAGCGGTCTTCGATGAGCTGGTACGACGCGGCATACGACCCCAGGTGCACTATATCCCCGTTCATCGGCAGCCGTACTACAGAGCTCGATATGGCGACATATCGATGCCGGCCGCGGAATCATGGTACGCCCGGGAACTGAGCATCCCGATGTTCCAGGGGATTACGGACGATCAGGTCGCATACGTGTGCGATACCGTCAGGGCGGTGGTGTGTGGATGA
- the pseB gene encoding UDP-N-acetylglucosamine 4,6-dehydratase (inverting), which translates to MLNNKVILITGGTGSFGQRFVQTVLDRYKPTRLIVFSRDELKQFQMRERFSEAKYPCLRYFIGDVRDRDRLYRAFDGVDVVVHAAALKQVPACEYNPIEAIRTNVMGAANVVDAAIDRGVSKVVALSTDKAAGPVNLYGATKLCSDKLFTAANSYAGAHATRFSVVRYGNVVGSRGSVIPFFLRARDTGKLQITDPRMTRFWITLEQGVEFVLASLKRMHGGEVFVPKIPSMNIMDVARAIAPECETSVIGIRPGEKLHELMVGEDDSRNTVEYDDYFAILPSFHQWTADDCAANGGRLCSEGFRYSSDRNDRWLSAEELRAMVGLAEPAGVA; encoded by the coding sequence ATGCTGAATAACAAGGTGATTTTGATCACGGGCGGGACTGGCTCGTTCGGCCAGAGATTTGTCCAGACAGTGCTCGATCGATACAAGCCCACCCGGTTGATCGTGTTCAGTCGCGATGAGCTGAAACAGTTCCAGATGCGGGAACGCTTCTCAGAAGCGAAATACCCCTGTCTCCGGTATTTCATCGGGGATGTGCGAGATCGAGATCGCCTGTATCGAGCGTTCGACGGAGTCGATGTAGTGGTGCATGCGGCAGCACTCAAGCAGGTGCCGGCCTGCGAGTACAATCCAATCGAAGCGATTCGTACGAATGTCATGGGTGCCGCCAACGTCGTTGACGCCGCGATTGATCGGGGTGTGAGCAAAGTTGTGGCGCTCAGTACTGACAAGGCCGCAGGACCGGTAAACCTCTATGGGGCGACCAAGCTTTGCTCGGACAAGCTGTTTACGGCAGCAAATAGCTACGCCGGCGCGCATGCAACCCGGTTCTCTGTGGTTAGATACGGAAACGTTGTTGGAAGCCGCGGGAGCGTGATTCCATTCTTTCTCCGAGCTCGCGACACCGGAAAGCTTCAGATCACGGATCCAAGAATGACACGGTTCTGGATCACTCTGGAGCAAGGTGTGGAGTTCGTGCTCGCCAGTCTGAAGCGGATGCACGGCGGCGAGGTATTCGTTCCGAAGATTCCGAGCATGAACATCATGGACGTCGCCCGTGCCATCGCACCCGAATGCGAGACAAGTGTCATTGGTATCCGGCCCGGCGAGAAACTGCATGAATTGATGGTAGGCGAAGATGACAGCCGGAATACGGTCGAGTATGATGACTATTTCGCGATTCTCCCATCCTTCCATCAATGGACCGCAGATGATTGCGCTGCCAACGGCGGACGACTCTGTTCCGAAGGCTTTCGTTACAGCAGCGACCGAAATGATCGTTGGCTCTCCGCGGAAGAGTTGAGGGCCATGGTGGGCTTGGCCGAACCGGCCGGGGTCGCGTAG